A stretch of the Streptomyces sp. NBC_00654 genome encodes the following:
- a CDS encoding long-chain fatty acid--CoA ligase gives MREFSLPALYEVPTDGNLTDLIRRNAAQHPDAAVMSRKVAGVWTDVTATRFLAEVRAAAKGLIASGVQPGDRVALMSRTRFEWVLLDFAIWSAGAVTVPVYETSSAEQIQWILGDSGAVAVLVESDGHAGAVASVRDRLPELSHVWQIDKGAVDELTAAGGEVSDETLDLRMVSARADDPATIVYTSGTTGRPKGCVLTHRSFFAECGNVVERLKPLFRTGECSVLLFLPAAHVFGRLVEVAAVMAPIRLGCVPDIKNLTDELATFRPTLILGVPRVFEKVYNSARAKAQADGKGRIFDRAADTAIAYSRALGTPQGPSLGLRLKHRLFDKLVFGKLRAVLGGRGEFAISGGAPLGERLGHFYRGIGFTVLEGYGLTETCAATAFNPWDRQKIGTVGQPLPGSVVRIADDGEVLLHGEHLFTGYWNNEAATAEALADGWFHTGDIGTLDEDGYLAITGRKKEIIVTAGGKNVAPAVIEDRIRAHALVAECMVVGDGRPFIGALITIDEEFLVRWADEHGKPAGSTAVSLREDADLLAAVQRAVDDGNAAVSKAESVRKFRILPTQFTEEAGHITPSLKLKRNVVAKDFADEVESIYRA, from the coding sequence TTGCGCGAGTTCAGCCTTCCGGCCCTTTACGAGGTCCCGACGGACGGCAACCTGACGGATCTCATCCGCCGCAATGCCGCTCAGCATCCTGATGCCGCGGTGATGAGCCGCAAGGTGGCCGGTGTCTGGACGGACGTCACCGCCACCCGGTTCCTGGCCGAGGTGAGAGCCGCCGCCAAAGGGCTGATCGCCTCGGGCGTGCAGCCCGGCGACCGGGTCGCCCTGATGTCCCGCACGCGCTTCGAGTGGGTTCTGCTGGACTTCGCGATCTGGAGCGCGGGCGCGGTGACCGTGCCGGTCTACGAGACCAGCTCCGCCGAGCAGATCCAGTGGATCCTCGGTGACTCCGGCGCGGTCGCGGTGCTCGTGGAGAGCGACGGGCACGCCGGGGCGGTCGCCTCCGTACGGGACCGGCTGCCGGAGCTGTCGCACGTGTGGCAGATCGACAAGGGCGCGGTCGACGAGCTGACCGCGGCCGGCGGCGAGGTCTCGGACGAGACCCTGGACCTGCGCATGGTGAGCGCCAGGGCGGACGACCCGGCCACCATCGTCTACACCTCCGGCACCACGGGCCGCCCCAAGGGCTGTGTGCTGACGCACCGCAGCTTCTTCGCGGAGTGCGGCAACGTGGTGGAGCGGCTGAAGCCCCTCTTCCGTACCGGCGAGTGCTCGGTGCTGCTCTTCCTGCCCGCCGCGCATGTCTTCGGACGGCTGGTCGAGGTGGCCGCCGTGATGGCCCCGATCAGGCTCGGCTGTGTGCCGGACATCAAGAACCTCACCGATGAACTGGCCACATTCCGGCCGACGCTGATCCTCGGTGTGCCGCGGGTCTTCGAGAAGGTCTACAACTCGGCGCGCGCCAAGGCGCAGGCCGACGGCAAGGGCAGGATCTTCGACCGGGCGGCCGACACCGCGATCGCCTACAGCCGTGCGCTGGGCACCCCACAGGGTCCCTCGCTCGGCCTGCGGCTCAAGCACAGGCTCTTCGACAAGCTGGTCTTCGGCAAGCTCCGCGCGGTGCTCGGGGGGCGCGGCGAGTTCGCGATCTCCGGCGGCGCCCCGCTGGGCGAGCGGCTCGGGCACTTCTACCGGGGCATCGGCTTCACGGTGCTGGAGGGCTACGGCCTCACCGAGACCTGTGCGGCGACCGCGTTCAACCCGTGGGACCGGCAGAAGATCGGTACGGTCGGCCAGCCGCTGCCCGGTTCGGTCGTCCGGATCGCCGACGACGGCGAGGTCCTGCTGCACGGTGAGCACCTGTTCACCGGCTACTGGAACAACGAGGCGGCGACGGCCGAGGCGCTGGCCGACGGCTGGTTCCACACGGGTGACATCGGCACGCTCGACGAGGACGGCTATCTCGCGATCACCGGCCGCAAGAAGGAGATCATCGTCACGGCGGGCGGCAAGAACGTCGCCCCCGCCGTCATCGAGGACCGGATCCGCGCGCACGCCCTGGTCGCCGAGTGCATGGTGGTCGGCGACGGGCGGCCGTTCATCGGCGCGCTGATCACCATCGACGAGGAGTTCCTGGTCCGCTGGGCCGACGAGCACGGCAAACCGGCCGGCTCCACGGCGGTGTCGCTGCGCGAGGACGCCGATCTGCTGGCCGCGGTGCAGCGGGCGGTGGACGACGGCAACGCCGCGGTGTCCAAGGCGGAGTCCGTACGCAAGTTCCGCATCCTGCCCACGCAGTTCACCGAGGAGGCGGGCCACATCACGCCGTCGCTGAAGCTGAAGCGCAATGTGGTGGCGAAGGACTTCGCGGACGAGGTCGAGTCGATCTACCGCGCCTGA